A window of Gemmatimonadaceae bacterium contains these coding sequences:
- a CDS encoding class I SAM-dependent methyltransferase has product MTATQSLAKEYSASSDAYARRWAPVIAPMAKPIFSALPFAGAPLVLDVGSGTGAMLPYVRAAAPQARIVGLDRAEGMLDIAKAAGWRAVAVADGQKLPARSGAVDVGLLVFVLFHFPDPVEALREMRRALRPEGRVGIVVWGTDPGVPGASVWTEELDRKEAVPETRDPSVVKVQIMNTPEKLTQVIHASGLEVTTVWSEWFCHAFKLEELLKLQLGCGVASRRLPSLSSKRRAKCEARVRERLADFTPEQLEYRPEVLFAVAG; this is encoded by the coding sequence ATGACTGCGACTCAATCACTCGCCAAGGAATACTCGGCTAGCTCCGACGCCTATGCGCGTCGCTGGGCGCCGGTGATCGCACCTATGGCAAAGCCGATATTCAGCGCACTCCCTTTTGCCGGAGCACCATTGGTTCTCGACGTCGGTTCGGGCACTGGTGCAATGCTTCCCTATGTGAGAGCTGCGGCCCCGCAGGCACGCATCGTGGGACTCGACCGCGCCGAGGGAATGCTGGATATCGCGAAGGCGGCGGGATGGAGAGCAGTCGCCGTCGCTGACGGTCAGAAACTTCCCGCTCGCTCCGGCGCCGTCGATGTGGGGCTGCTCGTGTTCGTGTTGTTTCACTTTCCGGATCCCGTCGAAGCGCTGAGAGAGATGCGGCGGGCACTTCGTCCGGAAGGTCGCGTGGGAATCGTGGTATGGGGCACTGACCCTGGTGTGCCCGGCGCGTCCGTGTGGACGGAGGAGCTCGACCGCAAGGAAGCGGTGCCCGAGACGCGCGACCCGAGTGTCGTGAAGGTTCAGATCATGAACACTCCGGAGAAGCTCACGCAGGTTATTCACGCGAGCGGGCTCGAGGTCACGACGGTGTGGAGCGAGTGGTTCTGCCACGCGTTCAAGCTCGAGGAGCTCCTCAAGCTTCAGCTCGGGTGCGGTGTCGCATCGCGACGGCTGCCGAGTCTGTCCTCAAAGCGCAGGGCGAAGTGCGAGGCGCGGGTACGCGAGCGGCTCGCCGACTTCACTCCGGAGCAGCTCGAGTACCGGCCTGAGGTTCTCTTTGCGGTTGCTGGTTGA
- a CDS encoding YbhB/YbcL family Raf kinase inhibitor-like protein, which translates to MRLSVTSTAFDQGGSIPSRCTCEGDDTSPPLSWTGAPSGTKSFALIVDDPDAPDPEKPQRVYVHWVVYNIPAATSSLPEDASKKGLPGGAAHGRNDWDKREYGGPCPPIGRHRYFFKVYALDKELAFVAPPTKNDLLKEMEGHVLASGEIMGTYQNAAVK; encoded by the coding sequence ATGCGACTCTCGGTAACATCAACGGCTTTCGATCAGGGCGGGTCAATACCGTCCCGCTGCACCTGCGAGGGTGACGACACATCCCCTCCGCTCTCCTGGACGGGCGCTCCTTCAGGAACGAAGAGCTTCGCCCTCATCGTGGACGACCCCGATGCACCGGATCCCGAGAAACCGCAGCGAGTCTACGTACACTGGGTTGTCTACAACATTCCCGCCGCGACATCGAGTCTGCCCGAGGATGCGTCGAAGAAAGGTCTCCCCGGTGGCGCCGCACACGGCCGAAACGACTGGGACAAGAGAGAGTACGGAGGTCCGTGCCCCCCGATTGGAAGGCACCGGTACTTCTTCAAGGTTTACGCGCTCGACAAGGAGCTGGCTTTTGTTGCGCCGCCCACGAAGAACGATCTCCTGAAGGAGATGGAGGGGCACGTCCTCGCGAGCGGAGAGATCATGGGGACCTACCAGAATGCAGCCGTCAAGTAA
- a CDS encoding protein phosphatase 2C domain-containing protein, with product MSTQESPAGGIAVKAPRPTDDELDLFGITHRGKVRAENQDHFLVCTVHPQVVVHGTSLPQPEALPLRGTRLATILVVADGVGGADSGSDAARLATEAITRYVSSTLRCYHAAGAASDDEFLAALNAAALDAHERVRSEAAHRTGRKQMATTLTLSIAVWPWMYVVQVGDSRAYFYADGALRQLTRDQTIGQDLVDQGVLPRERLERSPFRNVLSSAIGADEALPDVTRVDISERGSLVMLCSDGLTKHVTDEEIAAALGNVKSSEKAASELLDLALSRGGSDNITIVVARAPLRQADG from the coding sequence ATGTCAACTCAGGAATCACCAGCAGGCGGAATCGCGGTCAAGGCGCCAAGACCGACTGACGACGAGCTCGACCTGTTCGGCATAACGCATCGTGGAAAAGTCCGGGCCGAGAATCAGGATCACTTTCTCGTCTGCACCGTGCACCCGCAGGTGGTGGTTCACGGCACCAGTCTGCCGCAACCGGAAGCACTTCCGCTCAGGGGCACCCGACTCGCGACGATCCTCGTTGTTGCCGACGGTGTGGGCGGCGCGGATTCCGGCAGTGACGCGGCCCGTCTCGCAACCGAAGCGATTACCCGGTACGTGTCGTCCACTCTCCGCTGCTACCACGCCGCCGGCGCCGCATCGGACGACGAATTCCTGGCAGCTCTCAACGCCGCCGCGCTCGACGCGCACGAGCGGGTGCGCTCGGAGGCCGCGCACCGAACTGGTAGAAAGCAGATGGCCACTACGTTGACCCTCAGCATCGCAGTCTGGCCGTGGATGTACGTCGTGCAGGTTGGAGACAGCCGGGCGTACTTCTACGCGGATGGAGCGCTTCGTCAGCTCACGAGGGATCAGACCATCGGTCAGGATCTGGTGGACCAGGGTGTGCTTCCACGCGAGCGACTCGAGCGGTCTCCGTTCAGGAACGTGCTCTCGAGTGCCATCGGCGCCGACGAAGCGCTTCCCGATGTAACGCGAGTGGACATCAGCGAGCGCGGATCACTGGTGATGCTCTGCAGCGACGGGCTGACGAAGCACGTGACCGACGAGGAGATCGCCGCGGCTCTTGGCAACGTAAAGTCGTCGGAGAAGGCCGCGTCAGAGCTTCTCGACCTGGCCTTGTCGCGCGGCGGAAGCGACAACATCACGATAGTCGTGGCCCGCGCGCCCCTTCGGCAGGCCGACGGGTAG
- a CDS encoding SPASM domain-containing protein: MSRKLRPIHPGEVLRLDFLDPLGISQYRLSRVWFGHCPIPFSVASILHNGDVLMCVHDWGRKEIVGNVRDNTLAEVWNGDRMREIRSLVSQRRYDEVAACRNCGLVKEGWF, encoded by the coding sequence ATGAGCAGAAAGCTGCGTCCCATTCACCCCGGGGAAGTCTTGCGACTCGATTTTCTCGACCCGCTCGGGATTTCACAGTATCGCCTCTCGCGGGTGTGGTTCGGGCACTGTCCCATTCCGTTTTCTGTCGCGAGCATTCTCCACAATGGCGACGTTCTCATGTGCGTTCACGACTGGGGCCGGAAGGAGATTGTCGGAAACGTGCGCGACAACACGCTTGCGGAGGTCTGGAATGGCGACCGCATGCGCGAGATCAGGTCACTCGTCAGCCAGCGGCGGTATGACGAGGTTGCGGCGTGTAGGAATTGCGGGCTCGTAAAGGAGGGCTGGTTCTAG
- a CDS encoding SDR family oxidoreductase, whose translation MILVAGSTGALGSEIVRQLRERGESVRGLVRATTAPEKVARLQDMGAETTTGNLRDRASLDEAVRGARTVISTVSIIGSAQEGDSFTDTDAAGNISLIDAAKAAGVEHFIFVSFDGSSFPDTPLFEAKVAVDSYLRSSGIGYTILHPPPFMEVWLGPMLFGDPSSGPVKVYGRGDGKVPYISSRDVASVVVHAVTKPSARNKTIAFGGPEGITQREVVRTFEEAYGKPVEVAEVPEQALEAQWKSARNPFEKTFAGLMLGLARFDADPPSNPDLPIRTTVREFARSRAGAAS comes from the coding sequence ATGATTCTTGTTGCAGGCTCCACCGGTGCCCTCGGGTCGGAAATTGTGCGGCAGTTGCGGGAGCGGGGCGAATCCGTACGCGGTCTCGTGCGTGCCACCACGGCGCCCGAGAAAGTCGCGCGCCTGCAGGACATGGGCGCCGAGACTACGACCGGCAATCTCCGGGACCGCGCGTCGCTCGACGAGGCGGTTCGCGGGGCGCGCACCGTGATTTCGACAGTGTCGATCATCGGCTCCGCGCAGGAGGGGGATTCCTTCACCGATACCGACGCGGCGGGCAACATCTCGCTGATCGACGCCGCCAAGGCAGCCGGAGTGGAACACTTCATCTTTGTGTCGTTCGACGGATCGAGCTTTCCGGACACACCGCTCTTCGAGGCGAAGGTCGCGGTCGATTCGTATCTGCGCTCGAGCGGAATCGGGTACACAATCCTCCATCCTCCTCCATTCATGGAGGTGTGGCTCGGACCGATGCTTTTCGGTGATCCATCCTCCGGTCCCGTCAAGGTCTACGGCCGGGGCGATGGAAAAGTCCCATACATTTCCTCGCGCGACGTTGCCAGCGTCGTTGTTCATGCCGTGACGAAGCCGTCGGCCCGCAACAAGACAATCGCATTCGGCGGCCCCGAAGGAATCACGCAGCGCGAAGTAGTCCGCACCTTCGAGGAAGCGTATGGCAAGCCGGTCGAGGTCGCGGAGGTCCCCGAGCAGGCGCTCGAAGCGCAGTGGAAATCCGCCCGGAACCCGTTCGAGAAGACGTTCGCTGGGCTGATGCTCGGCCTCGCCCGCTTCGATGCGGATCCTCCGAGCAATCCCGACCTGCCGATCAGGACGACGGTGCGGGAGTTCGCCAGGAGCCGAGCCGGCGCAGCTTCTTAA
- a CDS encoding C40 family peptidase, whose protein sequence is MPRCLVRFAVLASLPFLPSALSAQISISGINISGIDISGSDVNRIRRAAKILRTARDVADAGTIVTNSGSTRKRAQGAVSTGRKYVGVPYVWGGSTPRGFDCSGFVQYVYRKHGVPLPRTSRQMAHAGQRVSASVTNLREGDLMLFRGRNGVINHVALYAGRNRILHSSSSAGGVGFDDLSSKRGRYFRSHLVAVRRVNGDGRSLLEALEKIYRDFPFEEFDAPDQAPRKW, encoded by the coding sequence ATGCCACGTTGCCTGGTACGCTTCGCAGTACTCGCCTCTCTCCCCTTCCTGCCTTCTGCCCTGTCCGCGCAGATCTCAATCTCCGGCATCAATATCTCCGGCATCGATATCTCCGGCAGTGATGTCAACCGAATCCGCAGGGCCGCAAAGATTCTGAGGACGGCCCGCGATGTCGCGGACGCGGGAACCATCGTCACAAACAGCGGATCAACCCGCAAGCGAGCGCAGGGCGCGGTCTCCACAGGTCGCAAGTACGTCGGTGTCCCCTACGTCTGGGGAGGAAGTACTCCCAGGGGATTCGACTGCTCCGGCTTCGTCCAGTACGTCTACCGAAAGCACGGAGTTCCGCTTCCGCGCACGTCGAGGCAGATGGCGCACGCCGGGCAGCGGGTCTCAGCTTCGGTGACAAACCTGCGTGAAGGTGATCTGATGCTCTTCCGCGGCCGGAACGGCGTGATCAACCACGTTGCGCTCTACGCGGGTCGCAATCGAATCCTTCATTCCTCGTCGAGCGCCGGTGGGGTCGGGTTCGACGATTTGTCCTCCAAGCGGGGCCGGTACTTCCGTTCTCACCTCGTTGCGGTCAGGCGTGTCAACGGCGACGGCAGGTCATTGCTGGAAGCGCTCGAGAAGATTTACCGGGACTTCCCGTTCGAGGAGTTCGATGCTCCCGATCAGGCGCCCAGGAAGTGGTAG
- a CDS encoding FAD-binding oxidoreductase, producing the protein MSPIDKANLDSLKTRLRGQLLLPGEPGYDDSRSVWNAMIDKRPAAIIRCLGVADVVTGVNFAREHAIPLSIKGGGHNISGLAVCDDGLMLDMSLNRGVFVDREGGTARAQAGCLLGDVDRETQVHGLAALMGFVSNTGIAGLTLGGGMGYLTRKYGWTCDSVLSMEVVTAEGKVVTASETENQDLMWALRGGGGNFGVVTSFEYKLYPVGPEIIGGAIAWRAEDAPAVLEMCRKTMESAPPELVCVGAIRPAPPAPWLPKEIHGKPIVAVFFCHTGSLEDGEKAAAPIKAFGSPVGDVVIRRPYVTQQSLIDATQPKGRRYYWKSEYLPGYEPDMLAQFIECGANMPSPHAGIILFPIGGALAELPDDYSAVGNRDAAVLLNLTAAWEKPEDDGVNIEWARSVWRDMRRFSTGGTYINFLTEEEGGDRIQAAYGENLERLAEVKGKWDSANLLRQNKNIAPKTEASVTA; encoded by the coding sequence ATGTCACCAATTGACAAAGCCAATCTCGATTCACTGAAGACACGACTCCGCGGGCAGCTTCTATTGCCTGGCGAGCCTGGATATGACGATTCGCGTTCCGTCTGGAACGCGATGATCGACAAGCGTCCGGCCGCGATTATTCGCTGCCTGGGAGTTGCCGATGTCGTAACGGGCGTGAACTTCGCGCGCGAGCACGCGATTCCGTTGTCGATAAAAGGGGGCGGACACAACATTTCGGGGCTGGCCGTGTGTGACGACGGACTGATGCTCGACATGTCGCTCAACCGCGGAGTATTCGTCGACCGGGAGGGCGGGACAGCACGGGCGCAGGCCGGTTGCCTGCTCGGCGACGTCGATCGCGAGACACAGGTTCATGGACTCGCGGCATTGATGGGCTTTGTCTCGAATACCGGAATCGCCGGACTCACGCTCGGAGGCGGCATGGGTTACCTCACGCGGAAGTACGGATGGACGTGTGACAGCGTCCTATCGATGGAGGTCGTGACCGCGGAAGGCAAGGTTGTGACCGCAAGCGAAACCGAGAATCAGGACCTCATGTGGGCGTTGCGTGGCGGAGGAGGAAACTTCGGAGTCGTTACGAGCTTCGAGTACAAGCTGTATCCGGTTGGACCGGAGATCATCGGAGGGGCGATAGCGTGGCGCGCCGAGGATGCGCCGGCGGTTCTCGAGATGTGCCGCAAAACGATGGAGAGTGCACCGCCCGAGCTTGTGTGCGTCGGCGCGATTCGGCCGGCGCCGCCCGCGCCGTGGCTGCCCAAGGAGATCCATGGCAAACCCATCGTCGCGGTGTTCTTCTGCCACACCGGGTCCCTCGAGGATGGTGAAAAGGCTGCGGCGCCCATAAAGGCTTTCGGCTCTCCGGTGGGCGACGTCGTGATCAGGCGACCGTACGTCACCCAGCAGAGCCTGATTGACGCGACACAGCCAAAGGGCCGGCGATACTACTGGAAGTCGGAATATCTTCCAGGCTACGAGCCCGACATGCTCGCCCAATTCATAGAATGCGGCGCAAACATGCCCTCACCGCATGCCGGGATTATTCTCTTTCCAATCGGTGGGGCGCTGGCGGAGCTGCCTGACGACTATTCCGCTGTCGGCAATCGTGACGCAGCAGTGCTCCTCAATCTCACGGCGGCCTGGGAAAAGCCGGAAGACGACGGCGTAAACATCGAGTGGGCGCGGAGTGTCTGGCGCGACATGCGCCGGTTCTCGACCGGCGGAACGTACATCAACTTCCTGACGGAAGAGGAAGGTGGTGACAGAATCCAGGCGGCGTACGGTGAGAACCTGGAGAGGCTTGCCGAGGTGAAGGGGAAGTGGGATTCCGCGAATCTGCTCCGGCAAAACAAGAACATCGCGCCGAAAACCGAGGCGAGCGTGACTGCGTGA